The Humulus lupulus chromosome 3, drHumLupu1.1, whole genome shotgun sequence genome window below encodes:
- the LOC133822483 gene encoding probable protein S-acyltransferase 7: MYGSQMASDSNRHIIDTHGPSMRVYQVWKGSNRFFLEGRLIFGPDVRSLYLTLFLIVTPVILFSAFVSQTPIHHRHSLGNLIVVICVIFTIYVIFLLVLTSARDPGIIPRNQHPPEPEGERDWGPSHTDNRGGAGVGAGAGTGTGPPTKDVMVNGNVVKVKYCQTCLLYRPPRCSHCSICNNCVERFDHHCPWVGQCIGKRNYRFFFMFVSSTTMLCLYVFGFCWVNIKKIMDVYHCTLWRAFMKSPISGILILYTFIAAWFVGGLTVFHLYLITTNQTTYENFRYRYEGKVNPYDRGCIGNFVEVFLSRIPKSKNKFREKVKGDSSSAFNSWRSLGHPNPMSPPEMNKTSIDMMEMEMEMGKRQPVGAEDFEDIRSQMESVGMEARHRNWEITPDIQMLASEFGMEYGSTPRQKIHGSL; encoded by the exons ATGTACGGCAGTCAAATGGCTTCTGACTCCAACCGACACATAATTGATACACATGGCCCCTCCATGCGTGTTTATCAAGTTTGGAAAGGAAGCAAT AGGTTTTTTCTCGAAGGAAGGCTCATATTTGGCCCAGATGTGAGGTCATTGTACCTTACACTCTTCCTGATTGTGACTCCAGTCATCCTCTTTTCTGCTTTTGTTTCTCAAACACCCATTCATCATAGACACAGCCTTGGAAATCTTATTGTTGTTATATGTGTTATCTTCACAATATAT GTTATATTTCTTCTAGTCCTTACGTCTGCAAGAGATCCTGGCATTATTCCTCGGAACCAGCATCCTCCAGAACCAGAAGGAGAAAGGGATTGGGGGCCAAGTCACACTGATAATAGAGGAGGAGCTGGAGTTGGAGCTGGAGCTGGAACTGGAACTGGACCTCCCACAAAAGATGTCATGGTTAATGGAAATGTGGTTAAGGTCAAGTACTGTCAAACATGCCTGTTATATCGCCCACCACGATGCTCTCATTGCTCTATCTGCAACAACTGTGTTGAGCGTTTTGATCACCATTGCCCATGGGTAGGCCAATGTATTGGCAAG CGGAATTACAGATTCTTTTTCATGTTTGTCTCGTCAACAACCATGTTGTGCTTATATGTTTTTGGATTCTGTTGGGTGAACATCAAAAAGATAATGGATGTCTACCATTGTACTCTGTGGAGGGCTTTCATGAAGTCCCCAATTTCAGGAATTCTGATATTGTACACATTTATAGCAGCTTGGTTTGTGGGAGGTCTCACCGTGTTTCATCTCTATCTAATTACCACCAATCAG ACCACCTATGAAAACTTTCGGTATCGGTATGAGGGCAAAGTAAATCCTTATGACCGGGGATGTATTGGAAATTTTGTGGAAGTGTTCTTGTCTAGAATTCCAAAATCTAAGAACAAGTTCAGAGAAAAGGTAAAGGGGGATTCATCTTCTGCGTTTAACAGTTGGAGGTCTTTAGGCCATCCAAATCCAATGAGCCCTCCTGAGATGAACAAAACAAGCATAGAcatgatggagatggagatggagatgggGAAGCGACAACCAGTGGGTGCTGAGGATTTTGAAGATATAAGGAGTCAAATGGAGAGTGTTGGCATGGAGGCAAGGCATAGAAACTGGGAAATTACACCTGATATACAGATGCTGGCTTCTGAGTTTGGAATGGAGTATGGTTCCACACCAAGACAGAAAATTCATGGAAGTCTTTAG
- the LOC133822481 gene encoding uncharacterized protein LOC133822481: MKMGKWWKIAAVVGVVAILREVSKKYGWEKDAGVRVLGEWSEQLGIWAIPLYVLIHTLTIALCLPYAIFFEAAASILFGFFPAVLCVFVAKLLGASLSFWIGRLVLRNSSSAMEWVQRNKYFHVLSKGVERDGWKFVVLARFSPMPSYLINYAMAATNVSFFVDFLLPTVIGCVPMILQNTSIGSLAGAAVASSNKASSIWSYVFPLLGILSSLLISLRIKSYTTQLSQSQDENSKKGR, encoded by the exons ATGAAAATGGGGAAATGGTGGAAAATCGCGGCGGTGGTTGGTGTGGTGGCGATCTTAAGAGAAGTGAGTAAGAAGTACGGGTGGGAGAAGGATGCGGGAGTGAGAGTGTTGGGGGAATGGTCGGAGCAGCTAGGGATTTGGGCGATCCCACTCTACGTTCTCATCCACACTCTCACGATTGCTCTCTGCTTACCCTACGCTATCTTCTTCGAGGCCGCCGCTTCAATCCTCTTCGGATTCTTCCCGGCCGTTCTCTGCGTCTTTGTGGCCAAGCTGCTCGGGGCGTCCCTCTCCTTCTGGATCGGCAG ATTAGTGTTGAGGAATTCGAGTTCAGCAATGGAGTGGGTGCAGAGGAACAAGTACTTCCATGTGCTATCGAAAGGAGTGGAACGAGATGGGTGGAAATTTGTGGTGCTTGCGCGGTTCTCACCGATGCCGTCTTACCTCATAAACTATGCAATGGCAGCCACCAATGTATCCTTCTTTGTTGATTTTTTGCTGCCAACTGTGATTGGGTGTGTTCCTATGATATTGCAGAACACATCTATTGGCAGCCTCGCCGGTGCAGCAGTTGCCTCCTCCAACAAAGCTAGCTCCATTTGGTCTTATGTTTTCCCTCTTCTAGGCATTCTCTCCAGCCTTCTCATCTCCTTGAGAATCAAAAGCTACACCACTCAACTCTCTCAATCTCAAGACGAAAACTCCAAAAAAGGTCGATAA
- the LOC133822480 gene encoding calnexin homolog: MAIQGRKMTTTIIALLACFAFQICFSSEAIFYESFEDSFEGRWIVSEKDEYNGVWKLSKSEGHDDHGLLVSEKARKYAIVKELDEVLELKDKTIVLQFEVRLQNGLECGGAYLKYLRTQDAGWKAKEFDNDSPYSIMFGPDKCGSTNKVHFILKHKNPKNGEYVEHHLKNPPSVPSDKLTHVYTAILTPDNEVRILVDGEEKKKANFLSSDDFEPSLIPVKTIPDPNDKKPEDWDERAKIPDADAVKPDDWDEDAPMEIEDEDAVKPEGWLDDEPEEVDDPEATKPEDWDDEEDGEWEAPKIDNPKCETAPGCGEWKKPMKKNPAYKGKWHAPLIDNPNYKGIWKPQDIPNPDYFEIEKPDFEPIAAIGIEIWTMQDGILFDNILIDADEKVAESYRQTAWKPKFDAEKEKEKAEEAAAGSSDGLSDFKKKIFDVLYKIADLPFLSPYHPKIIDLIEKGEKQPNITIGILVSIVIVILTVLFRLVFGGKKQPVINNSATTTVAPESSNNQGSGEEKEDEKEKEEETEKEDAGAAVPPRRRSSRREN; encoded by the exons ATGGCGATCCAAGGGAGGAAGATGACGACGACGATAATCGCGCTGCTTGCTTGCTTTGCCTTTCAGATCTGCTTTTCTTCCGAAGCG ATCTTTTACGAATCTTTTGAGGACTCTTTCGAAGGACGTTGGATTGTGTCTGAGAAGGATGAATACAACG GTGTGTGGAAACTCTCAAAGAGTGAAGGACATGATGATCATGGGCTTCTTGTCAGCGAGAAAGCTAGGAAGTATGCCATTGTGAAAGAACTTGATGAAGTTTTGGAGCTTAAGGACAAAACAATTGTCCTGCAATTTGAGGTTCGGCTCCAAAATGGTCTCGAGTGCGGTGGTGCATACTTGAAGTATCTCCGAACTCAGGATGCTGGCTGGAAAGCAAAGGAATTTGACAACGATTCTCCATACTCTATAATGTTTGGGCCCGACAAATGTGGATCCACTAACAAGGTTCACTTCATCCTCAAGCACAAGAACCCGAAGAACGGGGAGTATGTTGAGCACCATCTAAAGAACCCTCCATCTGTTCCGTCTGACAAGCTCACACATGTGTACACTGCAATATTGACTCCTGACAATGAAGTTAGGATTCTGGTAGATggtgaggagaagaagaaagcaaATTTCCTTTCATCTGATGATTTTGAGCCCTCTTTGATTCCTGTGAAGACAATTCCTGATCCAAATGATAAGAAGCCAGAGGACTGGGATGAGCGAGCAAAGATTCCAGACGCAGATGCTGTGAAGCCAGATGATTGGGACGAGGATGCACCAATGGAAATTGAAGATGAGGATGCTGTGAAACCTGAAGGGTGGTTGGATGATGAGCCAGAGGAAGTTGATGATCCTGAAGCAACAAAGCCAGAAGATTGGGATGACGAAGAGGATGGTGAATGGGAGGCACCAAAGATCGATAACCCCAAGTGTGAGACAGCTCCTGGTTGTGGTGAGTGGAAGAAGCCAATGAAGAAGAACCCTGCTTATAAAGGAAAGTGGCATGCACCTCTGATTGATAACCCAAATTACAAGGGCATTTGGAAACCCCAAGATATTCCAAACCCTGATTATTTTGAGATTGAGAAACCTGACTTTGAGCCTATTGCTGCAATTGGTATTGAGATCTGGACAATGCAGGATGGTATTTTGTTTGACAATATCCTGATTGATGCCGATGAGAAGGTAGCAGAATCATATAGGCAAACTGCTTGGAAGCCGAAGTTTGACgctgagaaagagaaagagaaggctGAGGAAGCAGCCGCTGGTTCTTCGGATGGTCTCTCTGACTTcaag aagaaaataTTTGATGTTCTCTACAAGATAGCTGATTTGCCTTTCTTAAGCCCATACCATCCGAAGATCATT GATCTCATCGAAAAGGGAGAAAAACAACCCAACATTACAATCGGCATCCTTGTTTCAATTGTGATTGTAATCCTGACCGTGTTGTTCAGACTTGTTTTCGGTGGCAAAAAGCAACCG GTGATAAACAATTCTGCCACAACTACGGTGGCTCCCGAGTCTTCAAACAATCAAGGAAGTGGTGAAGAGAAGGAAGATGAGAAGGAGAAGGAAGAGGAGACGGAGAAGGAGGATGCAGGTGCAGCAGTTCCACCCCGAAGAAGGTCTTCCAGAAGGGAAAATTGA